The DNA window CGCGACCGGGTCCGGGGCACCTTCAATGGGTCCCTTGGCCTTCTTGTCCGCCCGTTTTTGCTTGATGGTTTTGCCCGCTTTTTTCTGCTGCTGCTGGTGCGGTGTCTTGTCCGGCATGGCGTGCTCCCTCGTCCGAGGGGCACGAGAATGCCCCTCCATACGTAAATTACGCCTGTTTCATGCCGAATGTAACTGCGGGATGTGGGAGCTTCCGAGTCAGGCTGAGACGTCGGCGATGCCCACGAAACGGGTGCCCACGCCGTCGAACTCGCTGCGCACGAACCCCGGCGCCGGCGGCGGAATTTCGGCCGGGCTGTGATGCGCGCAGCTGACGTACGTGAAGTCCGGCCACCACTTCTTGGGCCTGGCCGCTTCCGAATAACCGCAGACGTCGCACGTCAGATGCACCCACACCGGCCGCTTGCCGGTCCGGTTGGCACGGGACTGGAGCAGCCACTGCGGGGGGTTGTCCAGGATTTCACCCAGCTCGGCCTCCGACAGCCATTTGGGTATGCCGTGGCGCTGTGCCATTTCCAGGGGTACATCAAGGGCAATAGCCGCATCACGTCTGTTAATCATCACAGTCAACGATACGGTAAGGCATGACCGGTGCGGGCCGGAGCGCTGCTCCAACCCGCCTTCAGCGACACGTCTTGACCGTGGCGATCGTGGCGTCGTTCATCGCCATCCTCGACATTGCCGCGGCCGCGCTGCCGCACAGCCGCGGGAGGTCGGCACCGGTTGCGGCGGCCTACCCGCCGCTCAGCGCGATCCCGGCAGCCGCAGCGGCCAGGCCCGTGAGGAGGTTGGCGCCGATGTTGAGCGCCGCAGCAAGGTAGCGCTGCTCGCTGACAAGGCGCACGGTCGCGGTGGTCCATGAGCTGAAAGTGGTCAGGCCGCCCGCGAGGCCGGTGGCCAGCGCGGCGTGCCATTCCGGGCCGAACCGGCTGCTGATGCCGATGGACAGCCCGATCACCAGGCATCCGGCGATATTGACCAGGAGGGTT is part of the Arthrobacter sp. KBS0703 genome and encodes:
- a CDS encoding CrcB family protein gives rise to the protein MTALLVGLFGMAGALIRFGVDSLLAGRATPRRHWPWATLLVNIAGCLVIGLSIGISSRFGPEWHAALATGLAGGLTTFSSWTTATVRLVSEQRYLAAALNIGANLLTGLAAAAAGIALSGG